The following are encoded together in the Brassica napus cultivar Da-Ae chromosome A9, Da-Ae, whole genome shotgun sequence genome:
- the LOC125578055 gene encoding uncharacterized protein LOC125578055: protein MKKPLFLLIVDRLSNEVEFFRQKQDVTGRLGLSALQKCTAAIRVLAYGSVLDAVDEYLRLGTTTTRLCVENFVEAIIDLFGDEYLRKPTPADLQRLLHIGELRGFPGMKMKEMNTLDMMFQISNKEKAAEVHMSISTIPQICQQISPIRWVFEQEFVIDKHINN, encoded by the exons ATGAAGAAGCCATTGTTCCTGCTTATTGTAGATCGCCTTTCCAATGAAGTTGAATTTTTTCGTCAAAAGCAAGACGTTACCGGAAGACTTGGTCTCtctgcacttcaaaagtgtacagcaGCTATTCGGGTGTTGGCATATGGTTCTGTGCTTgatgcggtcgacgaatacctccggctcGGTACAACCACTACTCGGTTATGTGTGGAAAATTTTGTGGAAGCAATAATAGATTTGTTCGGTGATGAGTACCTACGAAAaccaacaccggctgatcttcagCGTCTACTTCATATTGGAGAGCTTCGTGGGTTTCCTGGAATg AAGATGAAAGAGATGAATACCCTCGATATGATGTTTCAAatttccaacaaggagaaggcagcggaagttcacatgtcgatctcaaCTATTCCACAGATATGCCAACAAATATCGCCAAtcagatgggtgttcgaacaagaattcgtgatagacaagcACATCAACAACTAA
- the LOC125578056 gene encoding glutathione S-transferase T3-like produces MDSNPFSQPSKFLDLLNSQQSIFFGNNDDSVSLSSSQSPSVHNLGTDDGGETGTQRKERQKWTPKDDIVLISSWLNTSKDPVVSNEQRSDAFWTRVAAYFAASRQDGGRDQRESRHCKQRWHRMNDLVCKFAGAYAAASREKTSGQNENDVLKQAHQIFYTNHKQKFLLEHAWKELRNDQKWCDLASAKTEGSCKKRKCEDGAACSSSQATEVKRPPGVKTAKASGKKTVTEENATMEFHSMVSLKERDIAMKDRMSKMRLLESLINKQHPLLAYEEGLKKKLVDELMLS; encoded by the coding sequence ATGGATTCTAATCCATTCTCGCAACCCTCTAAATTTCTTGACCTATTAAATAGTCAACAAAGCATCTTCTTTGGCAACAATGATGACAGTGTTTCACTGTCTTCATCACAATCTCCGTCTGTACACAATCTTGGAACCGACGATGGTGGAGAGACTGGTACACAGCGTAAAGAACGGCAGAAGTGGACGCCTAAGGATGACATTGTGCTCATTAGCTCATGGCTTAACACAAGTAAAGATCCAGTGGTGAGCAATGAACAAAGGTCAGACGCTTTCTGGACAAGAGTAGCGGCTTACTTTGCGGCAAGTCGTCAAGATGGTGGCCGTGACCAGAGAGAATCTAGGCATTGCAAGCAACGCTGGCACAGGATGAATGATCTCGTGTGCAAGTTCGCTGGAGCCTACGCCGCTGCAAGCAGGGAGAAGACGAGCGggcaaaatgagaatgatgtgCTGAAACAAGCACATCAGATATTCTACACCAATCACAAGCAGAAATTCCTCCTTGAACATGCCTGGAAAGAGCTGAGGAACGACCAGAAGTGGTGTGATTTAGCGTCTGCTAAAACCGAAGGAAGCTGCAAAAAAAGAAAGTGTGAGGATGGTGCTGCTTGTTCAAGCTCCCAAGCAACTGAAGTGAAGCGTCCACCGGGTGTTAAAACCGCCAAGGCCAGTGGCAAGAAGACTGTGACTGAGGAGAATGCGACGATGGAGTTTCACAGCATGGTGTCACTAAAAGAAAGGGATATCGCCATGAAGGACCGCATGTCTAAGATGAGGCTACTGGAAAGTCTGATAAACAAACAACATCCCCTTCTCGCGTACGAAGAAGgcctgaagaagaagctggtTGATGAGTTGATGTTGTCTTAA